Genomic segment of Truepera radiovictrix DSM 17093:
AGGCGCGGGTCGCCGGGACGAACTCGTCAGGTAGGTCGCGCGACAACCCCCCGACGCGGAAGTAGCCGTAATTCATCCGCACGCCGCAGACCATCTCGAAAAGGTCCATGATCGCCTCGCGCTCGCGGAAGGTGTAAAACAGCAGCGTCAGGGCGCCCATGTCGAGAATTCCCGTGCCGAGAAAGACGAGGTGGCTCGCGATGCGGTTGAGCTCCGTTAAGATCACCCGGATCCGCTGCGCCCGCTCGGGTACCTGCGCGCCGACGAGCTTTTCGGCCGACAACACGTACGCGAGGTCGTGGCCGAAGCCGTGGAGGTAGTCCATCCGGTTCGAGTAGGTCACGCCCTGCTGGTAGGTGCGGTTTTCCATGGTCTTCTCAAAGCCGGTGTGCAGGTAGCCGATCTGCGGGGTGATGCGCGCGATGCGCTCCCCGTCGAGGTCGACGACGAGCCGCAACACGCCGTGCGTCGAGGGGTGCTGCGGTCCGACGTTGATCCGCATGTATTTGGTTTCGAGGGTGCCCTTCGGCGCGTCCTCGGCGGTCGCCTCCGGGGCGTAACCCGCTTGACCGATCATCCCGTCTCCCCTGTGGTGCCATGACGTTCGGGCTCCGCTTTGAGCCCGTCGCCGCCGAGCCCTGTACCGGCGACGCTCTGGCTGACGACCCCTTTGCGCGCACCCCCGCGCCACCCCGTGAGCCCCGAAGCCTGCCCCGTCATCCCCGCGCGAAAGGCTGCCGGGTCGATAAACCGCCCCTCGTTAAAGAGGGTCGGCGTTTCGCCCAGCGGAAAGTCCTTGCGGTGCGGGTGCCCGTCTAAGTCCTCGGGGGTGAGCAGCTTGCGCAGATCCGGATGCCCCTCGAAGGGGATGCCGAACATGTCGTAGACCTCGCGCTCCATAAAGTTGGCGCCGCGCCACAGCGGGGTGATCGTCGGCAGCGCCTCGCCGTCATCGAGGTCGACGCGGATAAAGAGGCGTTCGTTGTGGGTAAGGCTGTAAAGGTTGTAGACCACCGTAAAACGCGCTCCCTGGTGGCCGGGGTAGGTCAGGTAGTCGATACCGAAGATGTCCGAGATCATCTCGAAGCCGGCGTTTTTCGCCGTCCTCACGGCGTCGACGAGGCGCTCTTTGGGTACGGTGACGCTGACCATACCCTTAAACTCGTTCCGTTTCGCACCGTAGCGCAGGCGGAGCGATTCGGCAGTCCTTTGCAGAAGCGTCACCGCGTCCACCCCTGGACCATCGGTAGCGCGACGCCCCGTTGGTCGAACGCCTCGCCGCGCACCTTCTTCTGCAGCTGCATCACCGCGTACACCAGCGCCTCCGGGCGCGGCGGGCAGCCCGGTACGAAGACGTCGACCGGCACCACCGAGTCGACGTTCTGGACGATCGCGTAGTTGTTAAACATCCCCCCCGACGACGCGCAAGCGCCCATCGAGATCACCCACTTGGGGTCGGGCATCTGGTCGTACACGCGGCGCATCACCGGCGCCATCTTTTTCGACAACCGCCCCGCGACGATCATGACATCGGCCTGCCGCGGCGAAGCGCGGAACACCTCCGAGCCGAAGCGCGAGAGGTCGTGCCGGGCGTTCGTCGACTGCATCATCTCGATCGCGCAGCACGCGAGCCCAAAGGTCGCCGGCCAGAGGCTGTTCGAGCGCCCCCAAGCGACGAGCTTCGAGAGCGTCGAGAACAAGATTCCCTCGTTCTCAAGCTCCTGCACGTCTTTCTCAAAAAGGTCTTTGAGCGCCACCTAGGCTCCTCCTAACGCCACGCCAGCACACCCTTGCGTAACACGTAGATGTAGCCGACGGCGAGGATGGCGATAAAGATAAGGCCCTGCACGAACAAAAATTGCGGCTCGACCTGAAAGTGCACCGCGAGCGGGTAGAAAAAGGCCGCTTCGATATCGAAGATGATAAAGAGCATGGCGACGAGATAGAAGTGCACGGGGAAGCGCTCGCGCGCGCTCGAGGTGCTCGCGATCCCCGACTCGTACGCCGCCAGTTTGTCTTCGCTCGCCTTTTTCGGACCGATTAACCCACCGACCAAAAGCGCCAGGGCGCCGATGAGGCCGGCGGCCAAAAACATCATCAGTAAGTTGAGGTACACAGGTTGACAACTCCTTTCGAGAGGGTCAAGCTTACGGTGACGG
This window contains:
- a CDS encoding NADH-quinone oxidoreductase subunit C; the encoded protein is MTLLQRTAESLRLRYGAKRNEFKGMVSVTVPKERLVDAVRTAKNAGFEMISDIFGIDYLTYPGHQGARFTVVYNLYSLTHNERLFIRVDLDDGEALPTITPLWRGANFMEREVYDMFGIPFEGHPDLRKLLTPEDLDGHPHRKDFPLGETPTLFNEGRFIDPAAFRAGMTGQASGLTGWRGGARKGVVSQSVAGTGLGGDGLKAEPERHGTTGETG
- a CDS encoding NADH-quinone oxidoreductase subunit A; translated protein: MMFLAAGLIGALALLVGGLIGPKKASEDKLAAYESGIASTSSARERFPVHFYLVAMLFIIFDIEAAFFYPLAVHFQVEPQFLFVQGLIFIAILAVGYIYVLRKGVLAWR
- a CDS encoding NuoB/complex I 20 kDa subunit family protein — translated: MALKDLFEKDVQELENEGILFSTLSKLVAWGRSNSLWPATFGLACCAIEMMQSTNARHDLSRFGSEVFRASPRQADVMIVAGRLSKKMAPVMRRVYDQMPDPKWVISMGACASSGGMFNNYAIVQNVDSVVPVDVFVPGCPPRPEALVYAVMQLQKKVRGEAFDQRGVALPMVQGWTR